CCCCATCTTCATCTTGCGGAGCCTCCCCACGGGCACCTCCAGGGTCCCGGAGACCGCCGCGGGGGTCAACCGGGCCAGGGTGGAGGCCTTGTCGTTGGGCACCACCCGCACCCACTGGTTGGCCGACGCCAGGATCGCCGTCACCTCGTCCAGGGGCACGTCCCGGGTGAGCTTCACCGTGAGCGCCTGGCTATGGCAGCGCATGGCGCCCACCCGAACGCACAGCCCGTCCACGGGGATGGGCTGCCGGGTGCCGAGGATCTTGTTGGTCTCGGCGTAGCCCTTCCACTCCTCCCGGGTCTGGCCGCCCTCCACGAGCCGGTCGATCCAGGGGATGAGGCTCCCGGCCAGGGGGGCGCCGAAGGCCTCGGTGGGCATGCGCCCGCTTCGCAGCTCCCGGGTCACCAGGGCGTCGAGCTCCAGGGCCGTGGTCGCGGGGTCGGCGCGGGCCTCCCGGGAGGCGTCGCTCAGGGCCGCCATCTGGGCCACCAGCTCGACCATGTTCTTGGCGCCGGCACCGGAGGCTGCCTGGTAGGTCATGGAGCTCATCCACTCCACCAGCCCCTCCCGGAAGAGCCCCGCCAGCGCCATGAGCATGAGGCTCACGGTGCAGTTGCCCCCCACGTAGGTCCGGATGCCCCGGGCCAGCCCCCCGTCGATCACCCCGCGGTTGACCGGGTCGAGCACGATGATGGCGTCGTCGCGCATCCGCAGGGTCGAGGCCGCGTCGATCCAGTACCCGGACCAGCCCTTCTGGCGCAGCCCATCGTAGACGGCCTGGGTGTAGTCGCCCCCCTGGCACGAGACCACCACGTCCAGGGACGCCAGGGTCTCCAGGTCGCCGGCGTCCGCCAGGGGCGCCGTTGCGAGCCCCACGTCGGGCCCCGGCTGCCCCACCTGGGAGGTGGAGAAGAAGAGCGGCTCGAATCCGTGAAAATCCCCTTCGGCCCCCATGCGCTCCAGGAGCACCGAACCCACCATCCCCCGCCACCCGACGAATCCGACCCTGCGCATCGCCTCTGCTCCTGTGGGCGCCCGCGGCGCCGGCCGCGCCCCATGGCCCCGAGGGGCCCGCGGGCACGAAAAAAGGGCCGCCGAAGCCGGCAGCCCGCGTCCTCGTCCTGTGCCCGCCATTCTGGCACTGCTGCCCCACCCGATGCAATGCCGCGGCGCGGCGGGCAACGCTCCCGTGTGCCAGCGTCCGTCCGGAATCTGGAAGAGATCCTTGACCGAGGCAGGGGGGATCGCAGTATCGACGAAAAAGGCCCGTTTTGCCCAAGGGCGCAAAGAGCGCCAGGCGGACCTCTCCCCCTTCCACCGGGTCCGGCCTGCCACCCGTGCCTTTCTTTGCACCTTTGCGTCTTTGCGTGAGGCCGCCTTTCCCACCCCAAGCGCACCTCCTGCCCTAGAGGAGGACCAGAAAGACTCGTCTCACGCAAAGCCGCAAAGCCCGCCAAGCAGGGCTGGGCTACCCGTCACCCGTCAAGCTTCAAGCCTCACGTCCCCCGGAATCCGCAACTGGGAACCGAGAACCGGGAACCGGGAACGCCACCCGCAGCACCCGTCCCCCGTCCCCCGTCCCCCGTCCCCCGTCACCCGTCAGGCGATGGATCCGTGCAAGCCCCAGCCCTTGACGACGGGGCCGGGCGCCGCTAGTTGACCAGCATTCTGGTCGCCTTGAATCGAGGTCTGCCATGAAAACCCTGTCCTTGTCGGAAGCGAAAATGAAGTTGAGCGCCCTCGTGGATTCGGTGAGAGACACGGACCAGGAGGTCGTGATCACCAAGAACGGCGTTCCCGCCGCGGTGCTCGTGAGCCCCGACGAGTTCGAGAGCTGGCGCGAAACCATCGCCGTCCGGTTCGACCCTGCACTGATGGACGAGATCCGTGCGGGGCTTGAGGAGCTGCGCGAGGGCAGGGCCAAGATCTACACGCTCGAAGAGCTGTTCCAGGGCGAGTAGCGGGGGCCCGTGGCGCCAACGTCCGCGAATCGGTTCCTGCGCGTCCCCGACCGGGTTGCGCGGTTGCTGCGCAGCCTCCACCCCGATCTTCGGCGCAGGGTCAAGGCCGCCCTCCAGCACATCCGCGACGAGCCCGCCGGCGGCAAACCCCTCCGAGACGAGCTGGCGGGCATGCGCAGTTACCGGGTTTCGCGCTTTCGGATCGTGTACCTGGAGACAGGGGACGGCGGCCTCGAACTGGTGGCCGTGGGCCCGCGGGGGACGATCTACGAGGAGACCTTCCGCCTGCTCCAGCTCCAACGTTCGCGACGGACCGACGAGTGAGGTGTGCCGCGGCAAGCGGTGTGAGGCTCATCGGAACGGAACCCCTGATCGACGAAGGGGGCGTGCTGGTGTTCCGGGGCGGGGGACCTTCCGGCCGCGGTTGCCGAGAGCCGAGAAGAGCG
This Thermodesulfobacteriota bacterium DNA region includes the following protein-coding sequences:
- the asd gene encoding aspartate-semialdehyde dehydrogenase, coding for MRRVGFVGWRGMVGSVLLERMGAEGDFHGFEPLFFSTSQVGQPGPDVGLATAPLADAGDLETLASLDVVVSCQGGDYTQAVYDGLRQKGWSGYWIDAASTLRMRDDAIIVLDPVNRGVIDGGLARGIRTYVGGNCTVSLMLMALAGLFREGLVEWMSSMTYQAASGAGAKNMVELVAQMAALSDASREARADPATTALELDALVTRELRSGRMPTEAFGAPLAGSLIPWIDRLVEGGQTREEWKGYAETNKILGTRQPIPVDGLCVRVGAMRCHSQALTVKLTRDVPLDEVTAILASANQWVRVVPNDKASTLARLTPAAVSGTLEVPVGRLRKMKMGPEYLAAFTLGDQLLWGAAEPLRRVLRIVLEHLG
- a CDS encoding type II toxin-antitoxin system Phd/YefM family antitoxin, which translates into the protein MKTLSLSEAKMKLSALVDSVRDTDQEVVITKNGVPAAVLVSPDEFESWRETIAVRFDPALMDEIRAGLEELREGRAKIYTLEELFQGE
- a CDS encoding type II toxin-antitoxin system RelE/ParE family toxin, which codes for MAPTSANRFLRVPDRVARLLRSLHPDLRRRVKAALQHIRDEPAGGKPLRDELAGMRSYRVSRFRIVYLETGDGGLELVAVGPRGTIYEETFRLLQLQRSRRTDE